In a genomic window of Helianthus annuus cultivar XRQ/B chromosome 10, HanXRQr2.0-SUNRISE, whole genome shotgun sequence:
- the LOC110880755 gene encoding uncharacterized protein LOC110880755: protein MLKVSPWKGVIRFRKKGKLSPRFIRPFTIVERVGKVAYRLELPEELSGIHSTFHVSHLRKCLADETTYVHYDDIEVDDRLNYVVRPIAILDRKVKTLRNKEINQVRVKWEHKKGADTTWESEEEMQRLYPTLFGM from the coding sequence ATGCTCAAGGTGTCCCCATGGAAAGGGGTTATCCGGTTCAGAAAGAAAGGGAAGTTGAGCCCAAGATTTATCAGGCCATTTACGATTGTTGAACGAGTAGGAAAGGTAGCTTACCGTCTTGAGCTACCGGAAGAATTAAGCGGAATTCATAGCACTTTTCATGTGTCACATCTTCGGAAATGTCTAGCAGATGAGACGACTTATGTCCACTACGATGATATTGAGGTGGATGACAGATTAAACTATGTGGTAAGACctattgcgattttagatcgcaAGGTGAAAACCTTAAGAAATAAAGAGATCAATCAAGTAAGAGTCAAATGGGAACACAAGAAGGGTGCTGAtaccacatgggaatccgaagaagAAATGCAACGGCTATACCCTACTTTATTTGGtatgtaa
- the LOC110884170 gene encoding sex-determining region Y protein, giving the protein MEQNWRVRNGMIDFTPFLLYESSADSDDANINVHHHHHHDHHLHHHNQQHHQQEQEQVQEQGVMDDHDAESWSYDHSFHANVKAHDHNHHQAHGYDHNQHQAYGYDHNQHQAYGYDHSHHQAHQGYDQHHHQAYGYEHNHQQGHGYDHGHGYNYNHYGYDNTNNNNNHYGYDDGEEDVDDDKNWGDSKMIGQQKRWCDSSNMDDRQFWKNCLGS; this is encoded by the coding sequence ATGGAACAAAATTGGAGGGTGAGGAATGGCATGATTGATTTCACTCCATTCTTGTTGTATGAGTCATCTGCTGATTCTGATGATGCCAACATaaatgttcatcatcatcatcatcatgatcatcatctaCATCATCATAATCAACAACATCATCAACAAGAGCAAGAGCAAGTGCAAGAGCAAGGAGTCATGGATGATCATGATGCTGAATCTTGGAGTTATGATCATTCTTTCCATGCTAATGTCAAAGCCCATGATCATAACCATCATCAAGCTCATGGGTATGATCATAATCAACATCAAGCTTATGGGTATGATCATAATCAACATCAAGCTTATGGGTATGATCATAGTCATCATCAAGCTCATCAAGGGTAtgatcaacatcatcatcaagcTTATGGGTATGAGCATAACCATCAACAAGGCCATGGGTATGATCATGGACATGGTTATAACTATAATCATTATGGTTAtgataatactaataataataataatcattatGGTTATGATGATGGTGAGgaagatgttgatgatgataaGAATTGGGGAGATAGCAAGATGATTGGCCAACAAAAGAGATGGTGTGATTCTTCTAATATGGATGACAGacagttttggaaaaattgtttGGGTTCTTGA